The following proteins are co-located in the Bosea sp. AS-1 genome:
- a CDS encoding HPP family protein, whose amino-acid sequence MNAHIVPPQRPQRSRFRFFVPILAGATWRDRLVACLGALIGIGATGLICSLLIGNDPHLPLIIAPMGASALLLFAIPSSPLAQPWPIIGGNIVSALSGLLVTHYVAEPAVAAGCSVGLAIAAMSLLRCLHPPGGSTALAAALGGPVVATYGIGFALVPVGINAVVLTALGILFHRFSSHSYPHRAVTAVNAHGTRDLPPTQRVGFNEADIDAALDDLGEAFDIDRQDIDKLLRQVEIHALSRARNLPRCADIMSRDIIRIDQHGEIEAARGLLLEHGIRALPVVDRENRLLGTVGLRELTRPGLRVSDVMAPARTAFATAPATELIAPLTDGFHHAVIIVDEARHLLGLVTQSDLLAMLLKPLRQQAA is encoded by the coding sequence ATGAACGCCCATATCGTCCCACCGCAAAGGCCCCAACGTTCGCGTTTCCGCTTCTTCGTCCCGATTCTGGCCGGGGCGACCTGGCGCGATCGCCTTGTCGCCTGTCTCGGCGCGCTGATCGGCATCGGCGCCACCGGGCTGATCTGCAGCCTTCTCATCGGCAACGATCCGCATCTGCCGCTGATCATTGCGCCGATGGGGGCGTCGGCCCTGCTGCTCTTCGCGATTCCGTCGAGCCCGCTCGCACAACCCTGGCCGATCATCGGCGGCAATATTGTCTCGGCGCTGTCCGGGCTGCTCGTCACGCATTATGTCGCCGAGCCCGCCGTGGCAGCCGGGTGCTCCGTCGGGCTCGCCATCGCGGCCATGTCGCTGCTGCGTTGCCTGCATCCGCCGGGTGGCTCGACGGCGCTCGCTGCTGCGCTGGGTGGACCCGTCGTCGCCACCTATGGAATCGGTTTTGCTCTCGTGCCTGTCGGGATCAACGCCGTCGTGCTGACGGCGCTGGGTATCCTGTTCCACCGGTTCTCGAGCCACAGCTACCCGCACCGCGCGGTGACAGCGGTCAACGCACACGGCACCAGGGATTTGCCGCCAACCCAGCGCGTCGGCTTCAACGAAGCGGATATCGACGCTGCGCTCGATGACCTGGGCGAGGCTTTCGACATCGACCGGCAAGATATCGACAAGCTGCTCCGGCAGGTCGAGATTCACGCGCTCTCACGGGCCCGCAACCTGCCGCGCTGCGCCGATATCATGTCCCGTGACATCATCCGCATCGATCAGCACGGCGAGATCGAGGCGGCCCGTGGCCTGCTGCTGGAGCACGGTATCCGTGCGCTCCCGGTCGTCGACCGCGAAAACCGGCTGCTCGGCACCGTGGGTCTCAGAGAGCTGACGCGACCTGGACTGCGGGTCAGCGACGTCATGGCGCCGGCGCGCACCGCCTTCGCCACCGCTCCCGCGACCGAGCTGATCGCGCCGCTGACCGACGGTTTCCACCATGCCGTCATCATCGTCGACGAAGCACGCCATCTGCTCGGGCTGGTGACGCAGAGCGACCTGCTCGCCATGCTGCTCAAGCCTTTGCGCCAGCAGGCCGCCTGA